The bacterium nucleotide sequence GGTTCTGCTGAATTTGCTTGAGCAGGAGAAACCGGACCTCGTCGCGGTGGTCTTTGATTCGCCTGAGCCCACCTTCCGCCACGAGATGTATGCCGAATACAAGGCACAGCGCCAGCACATGCCCGAGGACATGGCCGACCAGCTTCCCCGTCTCGAGGAGCTCCTCGAGGCACTTGATATCCCGCTCATCCGCAAACCAGGATTTGAGGCTGATGACATTATGGGCACCCTGGCGCGGCGAGCCGCGACGCAGGGACTGGAAACGGTGCTGGTGACGGGCGACAAGGATCTCATGCAGCTGGTCGACGACCATACTCTGGTCTATTATCCCCACCGGGCCGGGGAAAAAATCGAGTGGCTCGATTCCGCGGCTGTCACCGAAAAAATGGGCGTTCCGCCGAGCCAGATCATCGATTATCTCGCGCTCTGCGGCGATGCCTCCGACAATATCCCCGGGGTGCCAGGCATCGGTCCGGTCGGCGCCCTGGCCTTGCTCAAGCAATACGGCTCGCTCGGGGCGCTCCTCAACCAGGCCGAGCAGATCGAGGCCAAAAAGCATCGCGTGCTATTGCAGGAACATGCCGATCTGGCACGGCTATCGCAAACGCTCGCCACCATCCACTGCGACGTACCCCTGGATATCACGGTCGAATCTCTGGCGGCGCGGCCGGTTCCCGCGGAGAAAGCAGCGGCCTTCTTCCGCAAGATGGATCTGCCCTCCCTGGCCGACAAGTTCAGCAGCCGTGCCGCTGCTGATCATCATTATCATCTGGTGATGGACCGGGCCGGCATGGAAGCGCTCGCGGAGAGATTGCAGCAGAGCGGCGCCTTTGCCTTCGATACCGAAACGACCTCCATCGATCCGATGCGTGCCGATCTGGTGGGGCTCTCTTTCTCCTGCGCTGAGGGGGAGGCCTGGTATGTTCCGGTCAAGGGGCCGGAGGATCTGGCCGCCGCGCATCGCCCCCTGGCGCTGCAGGAGGTTTTGGCCATTTTGCGCCCTGTCTTGACCAATCCGGATCTTCGCAAAAGCGGGCACAACGCCAAATACGATCTCATCGTCCTCGCCCGCAACGGCATCGAGGTGGCCGGACTGGCCTGCGATACCATGGTGGCCGACTATTTGATCAATCCATCTGGATTTCAGCATAATCTCGATTCGGCCAGTCTCGAGCATCTTGGCCTGAAAAAGATCCCGACCACCCAGCTTTTGGGCACCGGCAAGAACCAGCGCACCATGGACCAGGTGCCGATCGAGCAAGTGGCAGAGTACGCCTGCGAGGATGCCGATTATACCTGGCGGCTGGAACAGGTGATGATGCCCAAGATAGAGGCCCTCGGGCTGAGGCCGCTCTTCGACGATGTGGAGGTGCCGCTGATCCATGTCCTCGTGGTAATGGAGCGCAACGGCGTCGCACTCGACGAGCAGCATCTGGCAGCCATGTCGAAAGAGCTCGAACAGGAGCTGGGGGTGATCGAAAACTCGATCTACGAACTGGCAGGGCACGCCTTCAACATCAACTCGCCGAAGCAGTTGGGTGAGATTCTTTTCAATGAACTCAAACTCCCATCGGCGCGCAAGACCAAAACCGGCTTTTCGACCGATGTCGGGGTGCTCGAGGAACTCGCCGGCAAGCATCCCTTGCCGCAGCGCATCCTCGATTACCGTCAGCTGGCCAAGCTCAAATCGACCTATGTCGATGCCCTGCCGCGGCTGATCAATCCCGCCACGGGGCGGGTCCACACCTCCTACAACCAGACGGTGGCCGCCACGGGCCGTCTCTCATCGACCGAGCCCAATCTTCAGAATATCCCGATCCGCACCGAGGTAGGCCGGCGGATCCGCCGCGCCTTCATCCCCGGAGACCGGGAACATCTCATCCTCGATGCCGATTATTCCCAAATCGAACTGCGTATCATGGCCCATCTTTCGGGCGACAAGACCTTGCGCGACTCTTTCCTGGCTGATGAGGATGTCCATGCTCGCACCGCTTCGCTGGTTTTCAAGGTGGCCCAGGACGAGGTCACGCCGGAGCAACGCCGCCGCGCCAAAGAGGTCAACTTCGGCATCATGTATGGCATGGGGGCCTATGGTCTGGCGCAGCGGCTCGGACTGGCCAACGACGAAGCGGAGCAGTTTATCCTCGCCTATTTCGCAAGCTATCCGGGGGTGCAGGAATACATGCTACGCACGGTGCGAGAGGCGCGGCAGAACGGCTATGTCACCACCCTGCTTGGGCGGCGGCGGATGGTGCCCGATATCGCCAGCGACAACCGTCGCATCCGCGAGTTCGCCGAACGCACCGCGATCAATACCCCCATTCAGGGCAGCGCCGCGGACCTGATCAAGGTGGCGATGATTCGTATTCAGAACCGTCTCGAGCAGGAGAAATGCGCCGCCCGGATGATCATGCAGGTCCATGACGAGCTGGTTTTCGAGGTACCGCGCGACGAAATCGAGGCGGTGCGCGCGCTCGTACGCGCCGAGATGGAGGGCGCCATTAAACTGGAGGTGCCGGTCAAAGTCGAAACCGGGGTCGGCAACAACTGGCTGGAGGCGCATTAAAGCGCTCCGCCCAGGCGACGGGGTACCGGGCGGCGGGCTTGCGGTGATGGGCGGTGAACGGGGTGGGCCACGCGAAGTTAACAGAACTGTTCCGTACCATGGAAGCGCGCATGGGAATCAAACGAAGAGTCGCCCGATTATACTTCACTCTCAAGCAGCTGGGACCGCGCTGGCTGCCGGGGCGGTGTGTCCGGATCACAATCACCAGCGACCCGGTATTCCTACGGATTCTGCGGGCTGCGATCGATGAAATTGCGGTTCTGGCCGGATTCACGCGCAAAGAGGGGGCCAAAATCATCCTGGCGGTCGATGAGGCCTGCTCCAATGTCATCCGCCATGCCTATCATAACATCGGCGGCCAGCCGATCTATGTCACCTGCCGCATCACCCCGATCAAGCTCGAGATCGTCATCATCGATCTCGGCGAACCGGCGGATATCAAGAGCATCAAGCCGCGGCCTCTTGACGAGCTGCGGCCGGGCGGGTTGGGCGTACACATCATCCGCACGGTCATGGATGAGGTGCATTACGAGAATCTGTCCAGAATCGGCAATCGCCTGATTATGGCGAAATTTCTTCCCAGGGAGGAGCGGGCATCATGAGTCTGCATCTGGATACCGAGCAGATGGGGAATGTCGCGGTCATGAACATTTGCGGCGATGTCGACCTCTACTCTTCCCCCCAACTGCGCAAGGAAATCCTCAAACTGGTGTCGGCGCGTGACGTCCGGCTGGTAGTTAATCTGGACCGGGTCAGCTATATGGACAGCTCGGGGCTGGCCACCCTGATCGAAGGGCTGCAGCATCTCAACCGCAATAACGGGAGGATGGCGGTAACCGGGCTGAGGGATGCGGTCAAGGAGGTCTTTGAGCTCACCCGCCTCGACACCGTCTTCACCATCTATCCCGATCCCCCCACTGCAATGAAATGGATCACCTCGTGAAGTCCACCGGGTTCCCGGGCCAGCGGCTGGCCCACTTCTTCGTCCACCTGGCGCGTTTCGGGCGCTTCACCGCGTCTACCTTCGGCTTCTTCTTCACCGCCGCCTTCCGTGGCCGCCGCATCCGTTGGGGTTCCGCAATGACCCAGATGGTGCGTATGGGGGTTGATTCCCTGCCCATCGTCGGCACGATCGCTTTCTTTGTCGGATTGATCATCGCCATGCAATCGGCCCACCAGCTCGAACAGTTCGGCGCTGCCATTTATGTGGCGGATCTGGTCGGGGTCTCGATTACCCGCGAGCTGGGGCCCCTGATCACCGCCATCCTCGTGGCCGGCCGCTGCGGCTCGGCGATCACCGCCGAGATTGGCAGCATGAAAGTCGCCGAGGAACTCGATGCCCTCGCCGTCATGGCCCTGAATCCAGTCGGATTCCTCGTCGTCCCCCGCACCCTCGCCCTGATGATCACACTGCCCTGTCTGACGGTCATCGCCGATCTGCTCGGCATCTTCGGCGGCCTGGTGCTGGCGGTCACCACCCTCGACATCCCTTTCATCGCGTACTATAACGAGACCATCCGTGCCGTAGTGCTCGCCGATTTCCTCACCGGCCTCTTCAAGAGCCTGATCTTCGGCCTGATTATCGTTCTGATCGGGGCCTATCAGGGCTTTAATGTGTCCGGCGGAGCGGAGGGGGTCGGCAAGGCGACCACGGCTTCGGTGGTCAGCTCGATCTTCCTCATCATCCTCGCGGATCTCCTGTTCACGGCCCTCTTTTATTCCACTTTCTGATCGGCTGCTACTATTTCGATAACAGCCGGGACCTTGAAGAAGCGGACCATCCGCTCATCGAAGAAGCGGGCTTGGCGGCCGTCGATCAGGACACGGGCCGGCTTTTGGCCGAGCGGATGCGCGACCTCGATACCCCCTTCAGGAACCCGGATTCCTCCCCCCACCACAATGTGATAGCCTTTGCCCTGTTTCCGGTACTCGTACCGCACCGGTCCATAATAGCTGGGCATATTCTCGACGCGCACGCCGCCTTCCCCCGCTATCCATTCCCGACTCAGACCAGCGCCGATGATCAGGCAGTTGCGGTCCTCGTCCTCATAGAGGAACATGGTCCGCACCGAGTTGATGAAATCAGATCCAACCCAGGTATGGGGCATGTCGCCGATGAATCGCGGGGTTTTAGGGTCGGGGAAGACGATCTCCGCCCAATGGCGCCAGCCGGGCGGCCGCCGGTCCTGCAGAAAAAAGTCGAGGAGTGCCCGGGCGCGGTCGGGCTGGCCGAGCCGGACAAAGGCGCCAATCAGCCGCACCTCATAGGGGGTGTAATCGCGCCATAACAGCAGGCCATCGCGGCGGCTGGTGAAAAAGCTGAAATAGCGATCGAAGGTATTCTGCAACGGCGACTTGGGCAAAAGGCCGCCGAGGTTGCAAGGGTAAAGGGCGATCGCCGTAGAGGTCGCATCGAAATCGCCCAACTCAACGCACCCGGGCAGATAGTCGATCTTTTTGTAACGGATCGCCCGTGCCAGCGATGCCAGGAGATTCTCGCGGAAGCGGTCGCGCGAGCGGCGCAGCCAGGCTGCGTCCTCTTTTTCACCCAGCAGCGCGGCGATCTCAAGGGCATCGGTGTAGCCGCGCAAGGCTAAGAAATTGTCCCAATAAGAGTGCATCGGCTTGGCGGAATAGCCTTCATGGGAGATCGATTCGGGGACGAGGCCGTAAAAGGCATCACTCGAATCGTCGCCCGCCGGTTGGTAGGGTGGGGTCCGGCGCCTCGCGGTGAGGGTGTCGAGCCAGGCGGCCGCGGCGCGGATGCGGGGGTAATGGGTGCGCAGAAAAGCGCTGTCGCCGCTAAAGAGGTAGTATTGGTGCATGGCGAAGAGATACTCGCCGTTGCTGTCATTTTCGGGGACGGGATCGGAGCCGCGGCGGTCCACCACGCAGGGCACCTTGCCATTGGGATAGAGATAGCCGGAATACCAATCCAGGTAATCCCTGACCTCCTGACGGATATTGAAACGGAGCAGGGCTGCGGAGGTGAGTGCGCCGTCGCGGATCCACGATCGCTCGTAGGAGCGCGATCCCGGCTGGATGCCGGGGCCGTCGCGGTTGATGAGGATGTAGGCGAGGTTGGCATAGACGGTTTCCATCAGCTCCCGGGCTGCGGGTGGCAGGGTGATCCCCACGCTGTGGACCTTTCCGCGCCAGAAGGCGGCTGTGGCCGTGCGGACCGCCTGCAGGGACTCGGTCGTCATCGTGTCAGGCAGCGCCTCGAAAGGAAGGGAGGTGGCCGCGAAGGGGACGACCACCTCAACCTGCCGTTCCTCTCCGGGCTGGAGCTCCCAGGCGTAGCGGGCTGCCGCCGAAGCCAGCCCCCGGGTGTCGTCGACTGCAGTGGAATCGGGCAGGCGGCCGTTGCAGATGAATCCGGTGATATCGCCGGCGGCGAAGGCAGCCGCGCCGAAGGCTAGGGGCCGGGTGATGAAAAAGAGGCTTTTTTCACGATTCACCAGGGCGTGCCCGTCGGCAAATTCGATGCGTTTGACCGAGGCGGTCCCGCCGGGCCAGTTGAGGAACTGCCAGGGCGGATTAACCTGGAAAGGCCGCAGGGCGAGATAGAGGGCCACCCTGTGGGGGGATGGCGCACGATTGGCAACGCGGTAGGTCAGGTAGAGGCGGTCCTGGCCGCTGGAGAAGAGGGAGTCGCGCTCTGGGCCATCGGCGAAGGCCCGGACGGAGAGCCGCACCGGGAGGTTCATCCAGGTCACTTCGGGCATGGGTAGATAGCCCTCCTCCAACGTAGCGCGGCTTGCTGCTTCATGCCAGGTATAGAGCGAATCCTCTACCACGAGGAAGGGCTCGAGCGAAAAATGGCTTTTGTCGACCTCCACCATGCCATCTGTGTTGATGAGGGCTTCCTGGTGGGCGTTGTTGACCCCAACGACTGTCCAGAAGGTTTGTTCGCCGAGGAAGTAGCGGGGGTAGAGCCCGGGGCGTGCCTGCCGGGCGGCGGCGCTGTAGAAGGCTTCGGGGGTTTCGAAGAAGCCGATATCGCGATTGCGGGCAGCCGTGGCGATCTCCTCCGGGGTTGGCGGTTTATCCGGGGGCAAGGCTTCGAGATAGAGCGCATCGATCCAGATGCTCCCCTTGCCGCCGCTGGAGGAGGAGATCATGAATTCGATTTTATCCATGACGCGCAGGGTCTGGTCCGCGGCCGGACCCCAGGCGAAGCTGATCTGGCTTTTTTTAATGGTTACCGGAGTCCATTCCTGCGGCCAGGGAACATTCCGTTTGATGTTCCACCAAACATTGTCGCCGCTTTGGTCGACGAGTTTGAACTCGAGGTTATTGGCGGAGCCGGTCCCGCGGATCCGGAAGGTGAACCGGAAATTGTCCGGCAGCGTCGCGGGGATCTTTTTCTGGATTCCGCAGTATCCCGCGCCGGCGACGAACTCGAAATCGAGGCGAAGTGCCTGGCCGGAGGTACCGGCGGCCGGGCTGACCTGCAGCCTGGTGCCATCCGAGGTGATGACCTTCCACTCCTGCGGTTTTGCTAAATCGTCGAGGGGTGCCGAATCGAGCCAGCCGCCGGCGAAGCCGGCGCGGCGCAGGCCGCAGCGGATATGGGGATTGCGGGAGAGAATCTTCCAGATCAATCCGGTGCGGTAATTCTCGATCATCGCCAACATGGGACCCTGGTCGATCCCGAGGTAGTCGGGATTGAACCAGCCGGAGGCATTCCTGGCGCCTTCGCGGTAGGTGGGATTGAAGGCATCGAGAAAACCGTATCGGCTCCACAGTCGGGCGCCGTACCGACGCCGCATCTCCTTGAGGGCGGGGAGGGCGACCTCGGGGGCAAAGGGCATGGAGGCGCCGGCGGCGTAAGGGGCGATCGTGCCGTCGTCGTTGATCCAGTCGAAGGAGACGCCGCGGGCGGCGTAGGTGAAAAATTTGCGCCGGACGCCATCAATCAGCAGCTCCCGGTCGGCCGGGCCGTCGCAGGCGGTGAATCCCCATATGTTGGCGCCGTAATCGCGGAAGTTGCCGGGATTGGCGATGGCATAACTTCGCTGCGAGAGCGTCGCACGCCGCGAGTTCTCGAAATAGTCGATGCCCCGGCTGCGCATATAGGCATCCTGGATGGAGCGAAAATCGATCCAGATATGCGAAAACTGGTGCCCGAAGAGGGGGCCAAAACTGATGAATGCCTGGCCGTAGAAATCGGCCCAGAGGTAGGTGGAACACCAGGCCTCCCAGACACCATCCGGCAGGGGGTGCGTGGGAGAACCGAGGCCGAGGATATAGAGCATCATCGCTTCCATGTAGCCGGTCCAGGTGGTGGAATTGAAACCCGTTTCCGGGTGCCAGCCCATCGGCATGGTCTGGCGGCCGTTCATGAACCAGCTCCAGTCTGCAGCGAAGTAGAGCGAATCGGCCAGGGCGCGGATTTCGTGTTCGCCTGGGGAGTCGCGATCAAAATAGCCCTGACAGAAGAGGGCTCCCATGATCAACAGTGCGGTGTCCATGTTGGAGAGTTCGCACTGCCATTCGCGTTCGCCGCTCGGAATTCGGAGGAAATGGTAATAGAATCCCTTGTAACAGGTGGTGGTTTCGGCGCGGGGATGCCGGGCGAGCTGGCGGAAAAAGCGCAGGGCGTTCAGGGTTCGCTGCGCTGCCTCGCTGCGGGTCAGCATGCCGTGTTCGACGGCGATGGGGAAGGTGGTGAGGGCATATCCGGTGGCCGCGATGCTGCAGGGGCTTTTGGAGGGATAGCGGTCGGGAGCCAGCCCGCTCTCGCGCGGCGTGGTGTCAAGGAAATAGCGGATGATCCGCCGCTGCAATTCGGTGAGGAAGGGATCCTGCGCGCCGGCCCGCGCTGTGGTCTCTTGCGCGGCAGCCGCCGCACCCAGAATTGCGAGAATGAACAGGATGACGTTTCGCATGCCAGACCTCAAAGAAGAAAAGAAGGATTTGATGGACGGCGGCCAGCCGCTCCAGCGCATCAGGGTGCTTTTTTTGATTGACTATTTCCTCCTGATATGCTACTTTAGCTGAATATAATACATATCAGGCCCACTATCACTCATTTTTCACGGGAAATGAAAGCCCTGTTTTATTTCCCCCGCACGCCTTTCACCAGCAGAGGAGACTCTCATGTCCGATCCGAAGAAATTCAAGCCATTCGTCCCGCCTGAAGCCAAGATGTCGGAATTCACCCTCCGCTCGCTGATCATCGGTCTCATCATGTGCGTCGTCCTGGGAGCGGCCAACGCCTATCTCGGTTTGAAGGCGGGCATGACCATCGCCGCGACCTATCCCGCCGCTGTGATCGGGATGGCCGTGCTGCGTCTTTTCCGCCAACGGGGTACGATGCTCGAGCAGAACTTTGCCAGAACGGTCGGCTCGATTGGTGAATCGGTGGCTGCTGGCGCCATCTTCACGCTGCCCGCTTTTTATATTGCCGGTCTTTGGCGTCCCTTCTTCTCCACCGCCAACTATCTGACTGCGACGGTTATCCTCATTATCGGCGGCATCCTGGGCATCATGTTCGTCGCGTTACTGCGCCGGGTAATGGTCGAGGACGAAAGCCTGCCCTATCCGGAATCGGTCGCCGCGGCGGAAATCCACAAGGCCGGCAGTGCTTCGGGAACCGGCTCCAAATTCCTCTTCAGCGCCATGCTGGGTGGAGCGCTGGTCAAGATGCTGGCCGAATTCAAGCTGTTCGCCGAGACCTGGGAGCATTTTGTCGCCTTCGCGCGCAAGACCATCACCGGCACGGCGATCCCCGGCGAAGGGGGACTCTTGCTCAGTTCGCCTGGCATCAGTCCTGCCTACATGGGGGTTGGTTATATCATTGGGCCCAAGCTCGGCGCCCTGAACTTTTCCGGCGGCCTCATCGCGTGGGGTCTGCTGACGCCGATCATCCTCTATTTCCTCACCCCTTCCTTCACGCCTGAATTCATCACGAGCTGGGCGACCTATCTGATGGGCCTCGATTCCACGCTGACGGGCCCGGCCGCGACGGCCAAGGTGAGCGATCCGGTTTTTCAGATGTATGCTGTGTGGCGATATATTGTCAAGCCGATCGCCATCGGCGGCATGCTGATGGCCGCCTGCTTCACCCTTTTTAAAATGCGCAAGAGCCTGGGGGCCGGCATCAGTCGTTCGATCAGCGACGTCAAGAAAGCTGCCTCGGGGAGCGCGGTCGAGTATGTGCGTACCGAGAAGGATCTCAAGTTCTCCTGGATCGTCATCGGGATCCTCGGCGCTGCCGTGGTCACCTTTCTGGTCACCAAGTTCATCTTCGGCACCAGTCTCCTGGTCGCCTTGGTGGCGGCCACGGTCTTGATCGTCCTGGCTTTCTTTTTCGCCGCCATCTCGGGTTACCTGGTTGGCATCATGGGGTCGAGCAACAATCCCATCAGCGGTCTGACCCTGACCGCCCTGGTGGTGACCGCCCTGATTCTGGTGGCGATCGGCGTTGGCAAGAGCAATGCCGGCGTGGCTGCTGTTCTGGGTGTCGCAGCCATTGTCTGCGTCGGGGCTGCGGTTGCCGGAGAAATGCTCCAGGACCTCAAGGCCGGGCATATCCTCGGCGGTACACCCTGGAAGATGCAAATTGGCAATCTCATCGGTGTTGCCGTGGCCGGTCTGGTGATGTTCGGCGTATTGCATTTCCTCAACCAGGCCGATATCGCTCAGGGCATCAAGGAAGGGTATGATGGCGGCTTCGGCAGCCCGAAACTCTCCGCGCCCCAGGCCGGTCTGATGGCCATGCTCGCCAAGGGGATCGTCGGCGGGCAGATGTCCTGGCCGCTGATCGTCTGCGGTATGCTGATGGGCTTGGCCTTCATCCTGATGCAGGTGCGCAGCCCGATGCTGGTCGCGGTTGGCATGTATCTGCCCCTCGAGACCACCTTCGCCATCTTCGTCGGCGGCGTGGTCAAGGGAATCGTCGATATGGTCTCGGAACGGCGTAAGTTCAATGCGGCACAGAAGGCCCGGGTCGAGAATGTCGGTATCCTGCTCGCGGCCGGATTTATCGCCGGCGAGGCGCTCACCGGTCTGGCGTTCGCACCCTTCAAGATCGCCCAGGTCAACCTGTGGCGGATCTTTGACAAGGCGCCGATTTCGATCGGCCTGGTGGTGCTGCTGCTGATTTCGCTGATCCTGATTATGGTGCCGGTCCGCAACGCCGGCAGACCGGACGAGCCCGCGCCTCCGTCCGCAGCCATGTAACCGTGGCCGGCAAGGCGGATCCATCCGCCGGCAGCGGCATAAAAAAGAAAGACGGAAGCACACAGCTTCCGTCTTTTTTTATTCAGGCGCTGAGCGTCTCTCCCGGCCGGCTTCGACCTATTTGATGATCTGCAGCTTGCGCGTTATCGCGCTTCCGTCAAAGACCAGACGGTAAAAATAGATGCCGCTGGCCAGACGGTCGGCGGTGAGGATGATATGGTGCACCCCGGCGGCCTCGGTGCTGTCGACGAGCCGGTGCACCATCCGGCCCTGCACGTCATAGAGCATCAGAGAAACCCGGCCCGTCCGGGGCAACGTATAGGTCATCATCGTTGCATTGTTGAAGGGATTGGGATAATTCTGCTCCAGTTCGAGGTGCTGCGGCAGTGTGGATGGATGGGCGTCCACGCCGGTGCCGGTGGGCCGGAAACCCGCCCGTTCCAGGCCGCGGCGGATATCGGCGTTTTTCATGAAGGTCTTCCAGACCCGGCCGCTGCGATAGTTTTCGATCATCAGGGCGATCGGACCCTGATCGATGCCGATCACGTCGGTGTCCCACCAGTTTCTGGTGAGGTTGAAGGCGTCACGGAATCCGTAGGCACCCCAAAGGTTCTGGCGAAAGGCATCGTAAAAGTAGTGCAGCGTCGGCAAACAGATCTCCGGCGCGAAGGGGAGGGAGCCGCCTGCAGCTGTCGGGGCGATGGTACCATCATCCTCCTGGGGCGGCGGCGCGCCATGCGCCGCATAGCCGTCCGGCCCGTCGCTGGCCGTCAAGCCCCAGACCTGAGCGCTGTACCCTTTCCAGCCCTTGGGATTAGCGATGCAGTAAGCCTGCTGGGCCAGGGTGGCGCGGCGGGAGTTCTCGAAATAGTCAATCCCCTTGTTGCGCATATAGTCATCCTGGATTCCGCGGAAATCGATCCAGCAATGAGAGTATTGGTGGCCGAAAAGAGGCGGGAAAATGATATAGGTCTGGCCATACTGGGTCGACCAGTTGTAGCCCCCGCACCAAGCCTTCCAGACGGAAACCGGCAGGGGATGGGTGGGCGAGCCCAGACCCAGAATATACATGATCATCATTTCGTTATAGCCGCTCCACCAGCCGCTGCCGAAGCCGCTCTCCGGCGACCACTGGGTGGTTAGCCCAGGCTGGTAATTGCGCATCCACTGCCAGTCGGTGCGGTGGTAGATCGAATCGGCCAGGGCGCGGATTTCGATCGCCTCCGGCTCCTCGCCGCTGAAATATTCGCGGCTGTAAATAATACCCGCCAGCAGCAAGGCGGAATCTATATCCGAGAGCTCGGTGGTGCCATCGCGCAGCCCGGTTTGCATGTTGAGGAAATGGTAGTAAAAACCCTTGTAGCCGCAATACCCCCGCGCGTCTCGCCCCTGCGGCTTGCTCCAGAGGGTCTTCAGAGTGGTGAGCACCCGCTGCCGGCCCTTGTCGGCGGGGATCCAGCCGCGGTCGATGCCGATGCAAATGGCAGTGAGACCGAAGCCTACGGAAGCAATGCTGCAGGCGCTCCAGGAGGCGCTGCGATCCTTGATCAAACCGTTGCTGCTGTTGGCTTCGACCCAGAAGAAATTGACGGCCGAACGCTGAAGCAGATCGAGGAAGACGGAATCTTCCACCGCGCCAGAGGTCGTGCGCTCCGGCTGCACCTGGCCGTTGGCCGGGAGGCCCCACAGGAGCGCCAGCAACAAGAGTAAAATTCTTGATTTCATTTTTCCTCGCTCATTTCATGACCACATCCACCTGGTGCACCGTTCCCGGCGGGAAGGGCGGTAGGAGACAGCGGCCATCCGCCTGACGCTCCCTGAAGGGCTGGCCGTCGAGCTCGATCTCCAGCGTGCCCTTCTCCAGTGCATGGGGATTCCGCACGTTGATCTGGTAGTCCGCGCCGCGGAAACGGCGCCGCACGGTGAAGGTTTCCCATGCCGGCGGGATGCAGGGATCGATCATCAGGCCATCGTGCATGGCGCGCAAGCCGAGGATGCCCTCCAGTGCAGCGCGGAAGAGCCAGGCCGCCGAACCGGTATACCAGCTCCAGCCGCCGCGGCCGAAATGCGGAGATGCGGGGCCGTCGACGTTTCCGGGGGTGACATAGGGCTCGGATTGATAGAGATCGGGGTCCATGCCGCGCAGGATGGGATTGATCCGGCAATACATCGCATAGGCCTGCGCGCCCCGTCCCATCAGGGCCTCGGCGAGGACCGCCCAGGCGCCGGCATGGGTGTAAAGCCCGCCGTTTTCGCGGCGGCCCGGCGCATAGCGCGACAGATAGCCGATGTCGGGATCGACACGGGTGTAGGCCGGGGAAAAGAGTATGGGGCCATACTCGCGGTCGAGATGGGCTTCGACCGCCTGCATCGCCTGCGCGGCGCGTTCGCTCGAGGCAGTCCCGCCAATCACCGCCCAGGTCTGGGCGTTGAGAAAGATCTTGCCTTCCGCGCAAGCGGCGCTGCCCACTTTTTCGCCCGAATCCTTGGTCGCCCGCCAGTACCACGCCCCGTCCCATCCGTATGCTTCGACGGCCGCCCGCAGCTGGTCCGCTGCCTGGCTGCAAAAGGCCAGCTCGTCCTGAAGGCCGGCGCGCGGGGCGATCTCCGCCCATTCACACAGAATCCGGTGGAGAAAATGGCCCATCCAGATCGACTCTCCCTTCATCCCGGTGCCGACGGCGTTGAGGCCGTCGTTCCAGTCATGGGCGCCGATCAGGGGCAACCCGCGGTCGCTGCGCCAGGCCAGGCCGCGCTTGAGGG carries:
- a CDS encoding glucoamylase family protein — its product is MRNVILFILAILGAAAAAQETTARAGAQDPFLTELQRRIIRYFLDTTPRESGLAPDRYPSKSPCSIAATGYALTTFPIAVEHGMLTRSEAAQRTLNALRFFRQLARHPRAETTTCYKGFYYHFLRIPSGEREWQCELSNMDTALLIMGALFCQGYFDRDSPGEHEIRALADSLYFAADWSWFMNGRQTMPMGWHPETGFNSTTWTGYMEAMMLYILGLGSPTHPLPDGVWEAWCSTYLWADFYGQAFISFGPLFGHQFSHIWIDFRSIQDAYMRSRGIDYFENSRRATLSQRSYAIANPGNFRDYGANIWGFTACDGPADRELLIDGVRRKFFTYAARGVSFDWINDDGTIAPYAAGASMPFAPEVALPALKEMRRRYGARLWSRYGFLDAFNPTYREGARNASGWFNPDYLGIDQGPMLAMIENYRTGLIWKILSRNPHIRCGLRRAGFAGGWLDSAPLDDLAKPQEWKVITSDGTRLQVSPAAGTSGQALRLDFEFVAGAGYCGIQKKIPATLPDNFRFTFRIRGTGSANNLEFKLVDQSGDNVWWNIKRNVPWPQEWTPVTIKKSQISFAWGPAADQTLRVMDKIEFMISSSSGGKGSIWIDALYLEALPPDKPPTPEEIATAARNRDIGFFETPEAFYSAAARQARPGLYPRYFLGEQTFWTVVGVNNAHQEALINTDGMVEVDKSHFSLEPFLVVEDSLYTWHEAASRATLEEGYLPMPEVTWMNLPVRLSVRAFADGPERDSLFSSGQDRLYLTYRVANRAPSPHRVALYLALRPFQVNPPWQFLNWPGGTASVKRIEFADGHALVNREKSLFFITRPLAFGAAAFAAGDITGFICNGRLPDSTAVDDTRGLASAAARYAWELQPGEERQVEVVVPFAATSLPFEALPDTMTTESLQAVRTATAAFWRGKVHSVGITLPPAARELMETVYANLAYILINRDGPGIQPGSRSYERSWIRDGALTSAALLRFNIRQEVRDYLDWYSGYLYPNGKVPCVVDRRGSDPVPENDSNGEYLFAMHQYYLFSGDSAFLRTHYPRIRAAAAWLDTLTARRRTPPYQPAGDDSSDAFYGLVPESISHEGYSAKPMHSYWDNFLALRGYTDALEIAALLGEKEDAAWLRRSRDRFRENLLASLARAIRYKKIDYLPGCVELGDFDATSTAIALYPCNLGGLLPKSPLQNTFDRYFSFFTSRRDGLLLWRDYTPYEVRLIGAFVRLGQPDRARALLDFFLQDRRPPGWRHWAEIVFPDPKTPRFIGDMPHTWVGSDFINSVRTMFLYEDEDRNCLIIGAGLSREWIAGEGGVRVENMPSYYGPVRYEYRKQGKGYHIVVGGGIRVPEGGIEVAHPLGQKPARVLIDGRQARFFDERMVRFFKVPAVIEIVAADQKVE
- a CDS encoding oligopeptide transporter, OPT family, encoding MSDPKKFKPFVPPEAKMSEFTLRSLIIGLIMCVVLGAANAYLGLKAGMTIAATYPAAVIGMAVLRLFRQRGTMLEQNFARTVGSIGESVAAGAIFTLPAFYIAGLWRPFFSTANYLTATVILIIGGILGIMFVALLRRVMVEDESLPYPESVAAAEIHKAGSASGTGSKFLFSAMLGGALVKMLAEFKLFAETWEHFVAFARKTITGTAIPGEGGLLLSSPGISPAYMGVGYIIGPKLGALNFSGGLIAWGLLTPIILYFLTPSFTPEFITSWATYLMGLDSTLTGPAATAKVSDPVFQMYAVWRYIVKPIAIGGMLMAACFTLFKMRKSLGAGISRSISDVKKAASGSAVEYVRTEKDLKFSWIVIGILGAAVVTFLVTKFIFGTSLLVALVAATVLIVLAFFFAAISGYLVGIMGSSNNPISGLTLTALVVTALILVAIGVGKSNAGVAAVLGVAAIVCVGAAVAGEMLQDLKAGHILGGTPWKMQIGNLIGVAVAGLVMFGVLHFLNQADIAQGIKEGYDGGFGSPKLSAPQAGLMAMLAKGIVGGQMSWPLIVCGMLMGLAFILMQVRSPMLVAVGMYLPLETTFAIFVGGVVKGIVDMVSERRKFNAAQKARVENVGILLAAGFIAGEALTGLAFAPFKIAQVNLWRIFDKAPISIGLVVLLLISLILIMVPVRNAGRPDEPAPPSAAM